In Aerococcaceae bacterium zg-252, the genomic window GATATTAAATCAGTATCTGCTTATGCCGAGTATTTAGCAGAACAAGCAGCTAATGCTGAGTTATTAGCTCAACAAACTGATGAAAGCGAAGAAACAGATACTGTTAATGAAGAAGTTGTACCAACATCGGTTGAATTAGAAGAAACAGTAATCGAAGAAGAAAATATGGAAGGTTAACCACATGAAACAACAACCAAAACGTAAAATACCATTGAGAAAATGTATTGTTTCCGGCGAAATGTTTCCCAAAAAAGAACTGGTAAGGGTTGTTAAAACAAAAGAAGGAGAAGTATCAATTGATCCAACTGGCCGCCAAAATGGTCGTGGAGCATATATTGGACTAGAACCTGAATTAGCGTTATTAGCGAAGAAGAAGCGAACATTTGATTCTGCATTCGGTATGAAGATTAGCGATGAATTTTATGATGAATTGTATCGCTACATTGACCACCAGAAAGCGCGTAAGGAAATATTATAATGACGCCAGAACAAAAGAAATTAAATTTACTTGGATTAGCATTGCGTGCACGCCAATTAGTAAGTGGCGATGAATTAGTAGAAAAAGCCGTAAAAAATGGCAGTGTCAAACTGGTAATTTGTGCTAAAGATGCCAGTGATGCTACATTAGAGCGTTATACCGGTCTTTGCGAGCGTCAACAAATTCAGTTAAATACTGAATTTACTCGTGAAGAAATAAGTCATGCGATTGGAAAAAGTCGAACGATTTTAGGACTAACCAATCAAGGTATGATTAAGACATTTTTAGGCTACTAAATGTGAGTTAATCCGATGAAACAGTTGAATAAGAAAGAGTAAAGAATGGCGTTTACCGTCGTATTCTTTACTTACTAAAGAGTGAGCCGTTTAAGAATGACGGTACAGGAAGGTGAAATATATGACAGGTATTCGCGTATATGAATTTGCGAAAGAGCATAAATTAAGTAGTAAAGAGATGTTGACAGTGGCTAAAAATAATGGAATTGAATTTAGCAGTCACATGTCAATGATGAATCAAGAACAACAAGCAGCCTTGAACAATATCTTAGCGAAGAAAAATGAACCAGCTGCTAAACCTAAAAAACAAGAAAATAGTGACAAGCCAACTGAGCATCGTCATGAAAAGGCTGAAAAACCAGCTAAGCAAGGGAAAAAACCAAAGCATTTACGAAATGACGAAGATGAAGTGGAAGAAATTGCACCGAAGAAATCAGCGAAATTGGCTAAACACAATAAGCAAGCAAAAAGCTTAGTTGAAGAACATAACGAAAATGGAGATGATCGTGGTCGCCGTGGACGTCGTAATCGTCGCAATCGTGATAAGAAAAATCAACAGCCAGTATCAAAAGGAATTACAGCTCGTAAACATAAAGATTTACCAGAAAAATTAGTTTACACTGAGGGCATGAACATTCAAGATATTGCCAAATTGATTCACCGTGATGCATCTGAAATTATCAAGAAATTATTGATGTTAGGTGTTATGGCGAACCAAAACCAAGCACTTTCAAAAGAAGTTATTGAATTAATCGCAATGGAATATGGTATTGAGCCAGAAGAAAAAATCGTAGTGGATACTTCTGATTTAGAGATTTATTTCCAAAATGAATCAGCAACTGATGAAGAAAAATCAACTCGTCCACCGGTTGTAACGATTATGGGGCACGTTGACCACGGTAAAACGACTTTACTTGACCAATTGCGTAATTCACGTGTTACTGAAGGAGAAGCTGGAGGTATCACGCAACATATCGGTGCTTATCAAGTAGATATCGAAGGTAAAACAATTACATTCTTAGATACACCAGGACATGAGGCATTTACAACAATGCGTGCACGTGGTGCAGATGTAACGGATATTACAATTATTGTAGTAGCAGCCGATGACGGTGTTATGCCACAAACAGTCGAAGCGATTAACCATGCTAAAGCAGCTGATGTACCAATCATCGTTGCAGTTAACAAAATTGATAAACCAGCGGCTAACCCTGACCGTGTAATGCAAGAAATGACAGAACATGGTTTGATTCCAGAAGCATGGGGTGGGGAAACAATTTTCGTTCCGATTTCTGCTAAATTCAATCAAAATATTGAAGAATTATTAGAAATGATTTTATTAGTTGCTGAAGTTCAAGAATTGAAAGCTAATGCGAATCGTCTTGCAATCGGAACGGTTATTGAAGCACGTTTGGATAAAGCGCAAGGTTCTACGGCTACT contains:
- a CDS encoding ribosomal L7Ae/L30e/S12e/Gadd45 family protein, translated to MTPEQKKLNLLGLALRARQLVSGDELVEKAVKNGSVKLVICAKDASDATLERYTGLCERQQIQLNTEFTREEISHAIGKSRTILGLTNQGMIKTFLGY
- a CDS encoding YlxR family protein, producing the protein MKQQPKRKIPLRKCIVSGEMFPKKELVRVVKTKEGEVSIDPTGRQNGRGAYIGLEPELALLAKKKRTFDSAFGMKISDEFYDELYRYIDHQKARKEIL
- the infB gene encoding translation initiation factor IF-2, coding for MTGIRVYEFAKEHKLSSKEMLTVAKNNGIEFSSHMSMMNQEQQAALNNILAKKNEPAAKPKKQENSDKPTEHRHEKAEKPAKQGKKPKHLRNDEDEVEEIAPKKSAKLAKHNKQAKSLVEEHNENGDDRGRRGRRNRRNRDKKNQQPVSKGITARKHKDLPEKLVYTEGMNIQDIAKLIHRDASEIIKKLLMLGVMANQNQALSKEVIELIAMEYGIEPEEKIVVDTSDLEIYFQNESATDEEKSTRPPVVTIMGHVDHGKTTLLDQLRNSRVTEGEAGGITQHIGAYQVDIEGKTITFLDTPGHEAFTTMRARGADVTDITIIVVAADDGVMPQTVEAINHAKAADVPIIVAVNKIDKPAANPDRVMQEMTEHGLIPEAWGGETIFVPISAKFNQNIEELLEMILLVAEVQELKANANRLAIGTVIEARLDKAQGSTATLLVQEGTLNVGDPIVVGNTFGKVRTMVNDQGRRIRHAGPATPVEITGLNDAPQAGDLFVVFADEKSARAAGEERAKRAQVELRESKKKVTLDNLFESLQEGELKSVNVIIKGDVQGSVEALSASLQKIEVEGVRVNTIHQAVGAINESDVSLAAASGAIVIGFNVRPTPQARAQAEQDEIDIRLHRIIYNVIDEIETAMKGMLDPEYVEEITGQVVVRETYTVSKLGTIAGSYVLDGMIQRNSKVRIIRDNIVIYDGELASLKRFKDDAKEVTKGFECGIMIENYNDIKVDDIIEPYRMVEVKRV